Within Pseudomonas antarctica, the genomic segment CATTGGTCCTTATGACCACATGATCGCTGGGCACGCTCGTTCGCAAGGGTTGATTTTGGTGACCAATAATCTACGCGAATTTAACCGCGTGCCGGGTTTGCGCGTTGAGGATTGGGTGTAAGAGGAAGGCGTCGTAGAAGCGAAGGATGCCGGGGCATGGCTGTAACCATCCCCGGCGTGGAACACAACGAATCCTGAGAGGGAAAAATCATGTCCGAGCATGAATATAACACAGTCCGAGGTTTGCCTATCTGCAAGCTGCTAGACCCTAAGTACCTGTATTTGCTGCGCAAGTTTGCCGGTGATTTGGCTCCACCATGTGTGGCAGAAGCGTTGATAAAGTGCCTTGCACGCACTTAGGGGCCACAGGGAATGGATAAGCGCAAAGACAATAATCCTCACCGCACAGCAGAAGCCAAAGGCGCGCTGGATGCGGAGAACCGGCGTCCATTATCAGAATGCCCCTACAAAGCCCCTCAGTTCAGAAACTCATGGCTCAGGGGATACCAGAAGGCCCAACAACTCGACTTTTTTGAAGGGAACAACGGATGAACCTAGACCAATTTTTTCTAAAGACTGCCCCCTATGCTCTGTTGCTTGCGGGTGCGGTCTTTATGGCTTTAGTGGTTCTCGCATTTAAAGCCGAATCGGTCCTGTTTGGCTGCTGCGCGCTGTTTGTGATTGCCCCGGCGATTTTCATGGCGCGGATGGTCGGTGTTCGGCTGGCTTCCACCCAACCGCCTGAAAAGTTGAGCTTATGACCGAGACCCCTTATCGGTCCCGCGTGCCAACCGCTATGGGGCCATGGCCGCACCCGGCGCCAATGGTGCGTGCGCTCGGCGCGGGTTGGATGGACGCGGCCCAGGTGCAGCCTTGGGAGGATACCGATTCGCGCTTGCGCTACGTGGTGTACAGCCCTGCTTACCTAGGCTCGCTGCTGGTGTGCCGCTTCGACCTGTTCAGTCCGGCGCGCTGGTGGCATGAAGGTATGCAGGTCGGTGTCAGTGGCGTGACCCTTTGGCGGCTGGCCGTCAGTGCCGATCAGGACTTTATTGAGTTGGATAGCGCGCCGGTTGCTACGCCGCCGAATGCTGATGCCTTGGCGCAGCTGCTGCACTGGTGGGGCTGGTATCGTCGGCACAAGGGGCTTGATAACCCCGAGTGAGCATCGAGCGGCGCCGCGACTGTGTTACCCATAACGAACTGAATAGAAAGGAACAAACCATGAATATCCCAAATTGGGCCATAAACGTATTCATGATGGCCGTGGTTATTGCCGGAGCGGTATGGGTCGTGCCGCACTTCCAATAACGCCGCTTATGTTCAATCGGGGGGTACACCCAGCTAGGGTGTGGTCCCCTTTTTTATCACCCTTGGAAACCAACCCCCTATAGACTGGCATACCACACCCCGGCAGACTGGTTTTACGCAGTCTGACCCCCTCCCCCGAACAGGAAGCGACCGCGATGCACGTCCGTCAACAGATCGACCCCCAGTACCGCCTGCTGGAGCAACTGCCCAAGGTGGGGGCATGATTGGCGACGCGATTCAACTGGACTCCCTGGCGCACCTGATCAGCCAACACGCTATCCGTGAGGCCGTGGTAGGCCGGATCAAAGGCGATAACGCCATGTGGACGCTTTCGGTGCGCCTCGGTGGACCTACGGCGCGCTTGGTGCCGGTGCGCAGTCGCCGCGAGCCGTTGCGGATCTGGACCAGCTTAAAAGCGGTGGTCAAATTCGCGGATAAGGTCGGCTTGACCGCGTTTAACGTTGAGTTGTGAGGCATGGCCATGTCGTCAAGCGTGTGACACCTCTCCCGCAAAAGCCCCCCAAGCACAGCGCTTAACAGCTTACCCAAGCACGCCGGTTTCACCGGCGCTTGCAGCGCTGCGCCCTGCAAGAACCTGTGTTCATGTCGTCGGTGCCATTGGGGGGTTGCCTCGCTAAGTCCCCTTCACCTGCACTTGACGGTAGATCAGCCGGGGCACGTTTCAAGGGTCCGGCTACGCCCTACACCCTCCCCCGTTCAGACTCGCTGCGCTCCCTTAGCTGCGGCCTCGTTTTCCGCCCTTGCAACGCACCTTTTCCGGCCAATCAACCTACGTGCTACGGCGAAGGGCACTCAGCGAAGCAAGGTTCACAACTCAGGCGGAAACCGACATGAATCACACCACACAGCAACATCAAAATCCGGCTCAAGCATCTAGCAAAGCAAGGGTTAACGGCGAACAGCCAACCCGCAAAGACCAGATGCAACAGCAAGCCCTGGAGAACGCCGTTACCGGCCAAAGCGTGGCGAACTTTCAAGCGATCTTTGAAGGGTTTGAGGCCATGGGGATTCCTGCCGATGCGATTAAACCGCGTGTCAACGTGTTCACGTTCAACGCCTGGAAAGCCCTAGGCCGGTCGGTCAAACGAGGTGAACACGGGGTCAAAATCGTGACCGTGATCCCTTGCACCAAAAAAGACCCGGCGACCGGGGAGGACGTGCCGGTCAAAAAAATCAAAACCACAACGGTGTTTCACATCAGCCAAACTCAAGCCCTGGACGACGAGCCAACCGACAAAGCCAGCGACCCCCTCCCTACCCCATCGGCCCCGGTGATCGAGGACGCAAGCCGCCCTGCCCCTGCTGTCGAAAGCGCAGAGGCACGGCCTTTGAATGCCTACGAACTGAAACTAGAGGCCCGCCGTGAGCGTTACGAAGACCTGGCCGCGAGCGCGAGCCAGGCCAGTGACGCCACGTATCGTAAAGCCCGTGATATGGCCTCTGTGATCCCGTTCGGCCAGCCTATTTTGGTCGGCCATCACAGCGAGCGCCGCGACCGCAATTATCGGGGCAAAATTCACACCACGTTCGGCAAGTCCTTTGCGCTTCAAGACAAGGCCAACCACTACGCCCGAAAAGCCGAAACGGTCGGTGCCGGGGGAATTTCGAGCGACGACCCGGACGCCGTGACCAAACTCACCGACAAGCTGGCCGGGTTGGAACGTTCGCAAGTACGCATGAAAGCCGCTAACAAGATCATCCGCAGCCAACAGACGACCGAGGGCAAGATTCTGGCGTTGGTGGCCTTGGGTTTTTCCGAGTCGAGTGCCGCCCAGGTACTGGAAAAAGACTTTGCCGGTCGCGTGGGGTTTCCGGCCTACGCCTTGGGCAATAACAACGCCGTCATACGCAGCACTAAACAACGTATTGAGCAGTTGATGGCCAGCCAACAGCGGACGACCGTTGAGCGCAAAAGCAACGGTTACACCTATCGGGAGGACACCGAAGAAAACCGCGTGATGTTCATTTTTGACACCAAGCCTGGCCCGGAAGCACGCAAACAAATCAGCTTAATCATGCAGGCCCATGGCTTTAAATGGAGCAGTACCCGCACCGCATGGGTTCGCAAGCTGAACAGCGCTGCTGTATGGGGTGCCGAGCGAGTAGCGCAGAAGCTGGACGACCTGCCGCTGGTTTAGCTTTATAGCGTTGTGAGGTTATGGCGCTCTAACCTCACAACCTCACAACCTCACAACCTCACAACCTCACAACCTCACAACCTCACAACCTCACAACCTCACAACGTTGTAGCTTTATAAAGCTATGAAGTTAAAACTTCTTGAGGTTGTGGTTTCATGAAGCTATAGTGTTTTAAAGCTACAGCGTTATAGCTTCTTAACTTTACGAGGTTGTGAAATGAAAGCTGCAAAAGGCGTAACAGACCTGGCCGCAACATTGAGTGCCGCCGCGAGCGCGCCACTGGTGGCATCTCCGGCCGCAAAAGCGGCGAAAAAGCCAGCGGGGGAGGGCGGAACCATGCAAATGACATTGCGGCCATCACGCAGCTTGTATGCCCGCTATGTCGGCCAAGCAGCCGAACGAAGCAAAGAGGAAGGGCGCAGCGTTTCGGTTCAAGAAATCATGCTAGAGGTGCTGGAAAAAGGGGTTAAGTCATGAGCAATCTGATTTTTATCGGCGGCCAAAAAGGCGGAACCACGAAGACAACAACAGCGCATTTGATGAGTCTAGGCGCGATTCTGAGGGGGCAACCAGCGGCGTATGTGCTGACAGACCCTCATAGAGTTCTAAAGCCCGAGGGTCGTCCTTATGGCGTGATGGACGGTAGGGACGGCGCCGATTTGGCGAAAATTATTACCGCAAGCAGCAATACCAAAAACGGCTGGTTGATTGTTGACGGCGGGGGAAACCGACCTGAGCTGGACATGGCAATTGCCGAACAAGCCGATCTAACCATTTTGCCCTTTAGGGGGTCGGAGGAAGATTTAGAAACCATTTCACGCGACCTGGCCGCAATGCCGAATGCTGTAGCGCTACCGTCTGCGTGGCCTACCAACAAGCACGCCCAGGACGCAGCGCAAAGGTTTATAGACGCACTGGAACAGGTTTATCCAGGGCGTGTCATTACCACCCCCATCTATTTCGTGAACTCGGCCCTGGAGCTACTGGCTCAACGCTTAGACAGTCCATCGACGCCGGTACGTAATGCGGCTCGACGAGCGTTTTCTATTCTCTCTGAGCGTCTAGAACGCACAATGAATCAGGCAAACAAGTAGCAAAGTGTTTGCGCTCCAGCTCATCCAAACGCCGAATAGGGCAGGGAAAGAATATGAAACTGATGCTCGCAGTAGCTTTGATGGTGGTCGGTTCGGTCGCTCATGCAGCAGCCGATACAACCTCAGGTGTTGAAATGTTGATGCTCAACAAGAACCCTCAGCCGTCGATTGGCGACCGGATCGCGCTTCAAGAGGTTAGCGGTAATAAGTGCCGTTTTTATGGCAAGGTCGCTGGAGTTGTTGGAAGTCAGAGTTTGGAAATCGTCATCAATCGCAAAACGTGCGCTGATGGTGTAACGCGGGGAGCTAATTTGGTTGTGCCACTGCGGCCCGGTTCGGATTATGGCAGCGAAGCGGTCATAGGCTATCCGGCTTGAGTAGGGCGTACCGGCACACCGACAAGCCAGAAGGCTTTAAGGTGTCCGTAGGCGCTTTTGAGCGCTATGGACAAAACAGCCATCCTTTGCCATTCGGAAGCTTAGAAAACGCCTACAGCGTGACTGTAGGCGGTCATTTTTGTGCGTGTACAGTGTACAGCCAAAAAAAATGCCCCTGGCATAGCAGGGGCATGGCGAGTCTATCTCGGTGGGCAGATATCAAAATCGTCGCCGGCACACCAGGCCCGGGCGGGATTTTGATATCAGGTTTCGACCTGGCCAGCCCTACAGATCCTGTCAGGCGATATCATTTTTACCAAACAAGCCGAGTTTGACGTTTAAACGTCGAGCCGTTGCTGATCGTCAGCAATCAAAAAATCCGCCAGGGAGCCGCCATTTTCAATGGCCTGCGCGATAGGCTTTGGCTTTCTGCCGACACCCGACCAATACTTAGTTTCGCCATCTTCGGTAAATTTATATTTAGGTGCCCGCTTACTTTGAGGCTTGTTAGCAGACTTTCTTTTGCCGGTGGGAGATTCATTCCCAAGCAATTGGCCAATGTCGAACCCTTCGCTTTCAATCAGAGCCAGCAACTCTTGGCGCTTAACCTCGCGTGCCTCGCGTTCAACCTTTTCAGCGGCGTATTCTTCTTTACGTTCCTCAAGCGCTACACCTAATTTTTCGTGCGCTTCCAGCAACAGCTCATAATCATTTTCGCGGACAAACGCACGGATGCTACGCACGTTAGACAGAACGCGCATAACTTCGTCGTAGGTGTTACTAGCCATAAATAACCTCAGACTCTAATGGTTTAAACACTATTTTTTTGGCGAGAATTCAAAGCTGACATTCCCGGTGGTCTTATCCTGCAAAACAAGCATTGCGGCAAAGGTCTTTCCTGACTTTTTACTGACGAACCCTTTGATTTCAGCCGTCTTGCCCTTCTTTATCAGCGTTTCGACCTGGCTGGCCGTGATCTTCTTATCGGCAATGGTAGCCCATACTTTAAAGGTGCAACCAGTACAGGCGTATGTCTTCGCGCTGATAACAATTTCCTTGCCGCAGTTGGGGCAGGGCGACTCAAGACGGGGCAAACCACCTTCACGGGGCTTGTGTTCGCCTTTAATCTCTCCGACATCGACCTGGCTGACCTGTTCGGTCAAAAAGGCCATCAGTTTTGAAATGAACTCATCAACGCTTAACGAACCTTGTTCGATCAGCGTTTGCTGTTCAGACCAGAGCGCCGTCATGTCGGGCTGTGTGGCAATGTCCGGGAGGGCGTTGAAGAAGGCAATCCCCGTTTCCGTGGGGATGATGTTTTTCTTGTCCATGACGATAAAATTACGTGTTTTAAGCGTTTCAATGATGGCTGAACGTGTCGCAGACGTGCCAATCCCGCCGTGTTCAGCCTCGTTGTCGCGATCCTTATCTTTGAGCAACTGCTTAATCACCGGATCGCTGACAAAATCAGCAATGCGCACCAGGGCGGCAAGCAAGGTGGCTTCGGTAAATAGCTTCGGCGGGGTGGTTTTCTTCTCGGCCACGCTCGTTTCACGGCATGAACCCGAATCCCCGGCTTTAAGCTCGCTGACGGATTCAAAGGCAGTGCCTGCCTCGTCTTCATCCCCGGACTCGTCGTTTTCTTCTTCTTTGTCCTCTTTGCTCGATCCCTTGAGCAATGTCTCAAAGCCTGGATCAACCGTTGTCTTGGCTTTGTAGGTAAATACCTCGCCTGCCACGTCAACGGCGCCGGTGGCCTCAAGGTACTTTTTGTTGCGCATGAACTGCACCAGGTACTGACGCGCAATGGCCTGATAGACCTTGGCCTCAAGGTCAGACAAAGCGGAAATATCAGGTACGTTGATCGTCGGAATGATAGCCGTGTGCGCTGAAATTTTACTGTCATCGAACGCTTTGCTTTTGATACCCGGCTCGATGGCCACGTGCATGAACTCAGGCTTTTCTTTGAGCGCGGCCAGGATGTTAGGCGCGTCGGCAAACTGTTCATCAGACAGATAATTGCAATCGGAACGGTTGTAAGTGATGGCCTTGTACTTTTCGCGCAGCCCTTGCGTGATCTCTAGCGTTTGCGCGGCGGTCAGGCCAAACCGTTTGTTCATGTGCTGTTGCAGCTTGATCAAGTTGAACGGCAGGGGAGGCGTGGTCTCTTTCTCTTTAACGCTGCAATCGCGCACCGTTGCCGCCTGGCCCTTGCAGCGATCACCGACAAGACCAATAGCGACCTTATCAATTACTCGGCCCTTGTCATCCCTCGATAGGTCTTCTGAGGGCTTGAGGCGTGCCGTGAAGGTGTTGCCACCCAGCGTAAACGTGCCGTCCAGGGTGTAGAAAAATGAGGACGTATGCGCTTGATTAGCCAGCCAGCGTCGGACGATCAAGCCAAGGATAGGCGTTTGCACACGGCCCACACTCAATACGCCCTGATAGCCTTTGGCTTGAGCTGCGATGGTGTACGCACGGGACATGCTCAAGCCATACAGCAGATCCCCGGCAGTACGGGCGTAGGTCTTTTCGTAGACGCCAAAAAAGTCTTGGTTGTTTTTAAGGTTGGCTAAGGATTTTTTGACAGCGTTCGGAGTGTTATCGCTGATAAACACTCGCTTCACGGATTTTGTATAACCCGCAAACAAGATCAACTCATCGACCAGCAGTTGCCCTTCATCATCAGGGTCGCCGCCATGTACAATTTCGTCCGCTTCCTTAATCAAATTAAGCACGATTTTAGTGTGATCTGCTTTGTTGGGTATGACTTCATACTGCAATGGAAACAAATTCAACGGCAAATCTTGTTGTTTCCATTGTTTATAGCTCGGGTTGTAAGTCTCCGGCTCGATAGATTTTAGCAAGTGACCAATGCACCACGTTACTTTGTCTTCTCCGCACTCAAAGTAGCCGTTCTTTTTTGAATGCTTTCCATCTGTCAGAGCGTTGGCAATGTCCAGGGCGACAGCGGGTTTTTCAGCGATATACAGTTTCATGATTTAACCTTTATTCGATTTGTCGCCACAAATAGGGCGGGATTTTATCGAACGAGCGACCTGTTGATATTTCGACATTGCGATGGTCGGCAGCAGCTAGCACCGCTAGTGATTCCTCGGCGCTTACTGTTTTAAGCAATTGGGAAACCATGAAATCTAATGTTTCCTGCTTGCTGCAACGTCGAAACTTCAACAAGTACGCTTGTTTGTTCAATGGACTAGCCCCGGACCTTACCGAATTTGTCCATGATCTTATCAGAGTAGGCCGGGTCAGAGCCGCTACACTCGCCCAAGAACTCCTTGCGAGCGTCAAACGTCGGCCCAGGCTTGAACTTGCCGCGCTTCTTGACCTCGATGCTGAAAAATTTCTTTTCGGCAGACGAGCATTCAGAGCCACCGCTATTGCCCGTCAACTTGCCGAACATGCACAGCGTGACTGTGCAGGCGTCCGTGTCGCCCGCCTGTGCGTTGGTGGCTAACCCCGCACAGAGAGCCATAGCGAGCGCGGCTGTAGTCCTTTTTAAGCTATTCATTTTTCTACCTCGGCATACTTGTGAAGGGTGATCGCAACGTTTTCACAGTCAACACAGAGCGCTGTGGCGCGGTAGGTAAAGCTTGAGCCGGTGGTTTCATGCTTCCACGTTCTGCTAATCGGCTGCACCGGTTTTGCCTTGTGGTTAGCCTGAATCGGTGCTGTCGCGCCATGCTCTAGCAGCCATTGACGGGTGCGTTCTGCGTCCCCCAGGTTGGAAGTGTCCAGCTCGATCAGGTCCGCATGGGCCAAAGCGTAATAAAAATCCGTGTTGTATGAACGCTGGTCGCCCTGGAAGTCGGCCAGGGTCAAACTCCAGGGGCCGTTAGACTGTTCGGATTTAATTACCTCATTCGTCATGACCAGGCGGGGCAGGCTGGTATTAACAACTTCTGGTTTTTGATCAAAATCCACGGCGGCGGGTTGAGGGGGTGAAGAACAGCCCGACAATGCCAATGCGACTACAGTTGAAACACTAAACGCTATTTTTTTCATTGCTTGATCCTCAAAAATTAACAATGGCTTCTAACTCTTGTCGCTCTAATACCAGTGCTAAGTCGTCTTTTGTTGGGAATTCGCCTTTGCCGAGTTTTGATTTTACGGACTGGAAGGTAGGTGAAAGCGCTATCAATTTGTCCATAAAAAAATCGTCATTGAAGTAATAGGCCTTTTTGCAATAAATGGGGTGCTCGCCCTTAAGCAAAATAACTTCGTCTGTGTCAGGTAATAACTTTAGTTCCTGTGCGTACATGAGTGGTCTTTTTGCGTCAGCTTCTGACTCTCCGCGAGAGACTTTGGCATTGGCGGTACTTTTACTCTTTGACTTACTTTTTGGTGTAGTGTTGCCAAGCTCCCTTTCAAGAATTTCCGCGTCAACTTGTGCGCCGATAGAGTAGTTTATTTTGCAAGAGTGGTTGGCACTCAAAACCTTGTTGCCCTCAAGACCGTAAATTTCGTTTTTCTGCGACTCAGTTTGATAGATGGTCAACAATTGCAGTTTGTAGCCCGCAATGTAACCCGCCGAGTTTTTAACGTAGTTGATTTTACCAATGGACGGGAATTCATCCATCAACAACAATGTATTAATTTTCAACGTCGAATCAAAGTCAGGGTTTTCACTCAGATTTGTTTTGATCGCGCAGTTAAAGAACAGATTCAGTATTACGGGCGCAATTTCTACGTCTTTCGGTGTTACCCCCAAGTAGATTGTCATTTTTTTACGACGAACTTGTTTGAAGTCAAAGCAATTTTTGTCGGTGGCTTTGCGCACGTTTGGCAGGGTGAAAAGTCGCAGCTCTTTTTCGAACGTACCCGTTACGCTGCCTTTCACATCATCGCCCAGCAGGGAAAAGCTTTTGAGCTTGTCGTGTGCGCCTTGGACGACATGCACAATGGACTCAGGACAGAGCGTAGGAGAGGGAGCTTCTGTCAGCGCTTCTGCCAAAGCTTCAATAATTTCTTCGACGGTGACCTGATAATAAAGATCGAGCGCCGTACCAACGGAATATACGGGCTTGATGTGGAAGGTGCGCAACTGTCCTGGCTGGTAGGTGATGAAATACCATAGGGCCGACACGTACGCGACGAACAAGCTTTGCGCCGAGTTGTTGAAGTGCTTTTCGGCGCCGGTCGTGCTGCCGGTGTTGTAGAAAATTTCGGCAATGCCCAGCAGATCGGACAAACCCTCGTTGTCGCTTAAATCGATGTAGAAAAGGGGGTTCATGCCGTGCGATTTTTCGGAGAATGGGTTGAATAGAAATACCTCATTGCCCAACACCTGTTGGCGGTACTTGCTGGTGATGTTGTAGCACTCTTGTTTTAGATCCAGAAGGATCATCGAGCCTCGCCATTCCATAGCGTTTGGAATCACTACAGCGGCGCCTTTACCCGCCCGCGTACCCGCGCCAAGTGAAACAAAGTCGGGCTGCACGTAACGCAGAAGCTTTCCTTTGTACTTGCCGATAACAATACCTTTCCCGCTTTCATCACCCCAGGTCACGGACTTTGACTGGCGTATGTCGCTGTCTGTAGCGAAACGGGCGTCTCCATGTAGTGTTTGCTTTGGCTCACTGTTGAGCTTCACCAGGGCAAGCACTGGCAGTACCAGGGACACGATAAAACCAATGCCTAGGGCAACAAAGGCACTCAAGATGATTTCTGTATTGGAGGTGCTTGAAAAAATAGCCTGCCACAGCTTGCTATAATTCCATAACTTAACAATCTTGAGCGGTGGCACACCGTTTAGCCAATAGACTAAAACGCTCGCAATCAACGTGCTAAGGCCGATACAAACCAGCAGCAAAAAAAAGGATTGTTTTTTGTTAAATAATTTCATAATCATCAGCCTTTAGGGCGCGGCTAAATTTAACCAGCGCATCAACGCTGAAAATCAATGCCGCTGCCATTGCTAAGGCTTGGGACATATCGGTTACACAAGGCGTTATGTCGTTAAGCTCGGTAGGTTGACCCGCCATAAATGTAAGCGAAAAACTCCCCTGTGCCCCCTCAAGGTCAAAAGCTAAGTACTCTATGCCTTGAAAACGGTAAGGATAAAGCGTGGCGATAATTTGGCCCTTGATAGCGAGTTTAATTTGCTTGGATATTTCTTTAATCCAGCTTACTAGCTCTGCTGGATGGTCGTTGTTTCCGTTCATGTCCAAACGGCTAACGAGATTAGCAGGATGATTAATAGTGTTCATAATGTAATTCTCCTGTTCCTTCCGTGGAGCTGCTGCGAGTCAGGGTGACTTGTCGCGCTGGCTTACAGTAGCCATCAAGCCGCTTGCGGCGCGGTAGTCGCTTTAAAGGTTCATGTAGCGTTGCTGATCGACCGGTTTGAAATAAATTTCACCCATACGACGCACATCCCCCGATACGTCCACATGACAAATAATGTCGGTGCTGTTCAGGATTTTTCGTCTAAGCACTGCATAGGGCAGCATCTGGCATTCAGCGTTTTGGTAGCAGCGTTCAATAAGTCCGTCTATGGCTTCTTCGACAGACCCCGAATGCAACGAAGTCATACTGCCGCCATGGCCGGACCCGACGACTTTATAAAAGTCCCACGTTTCACCGCCACGCACCTCGGCCAGAAAAATACGGTCTGGATTCATTCGAAAGCACGACTTCAACAAACTGGCGGAGGTCACAATAGCCCCAGGCGTATTACTCGCCTCAGAGGGATAAAACAGGTGGACATAATTCTTATGCGTCCAGAACTTAATTTCCGGGGTGTCCTCGATGGTAATAATCCGAACTTTAAGCGGCACAAACGCGAGTAAAGTTTTCATGTAGGTGGTTTTGCCAGACCCAGTCGCACCGGCAAATACAATGGTTTTACCCATCCGCACCGCCAGTTCCATGAACTCGGCAATGCGCCTGTGCTTGTACAGATTGAGCAAACGCAGCTCATCCACGCTTTGTTTCTTCTCCAGGGCGACTTCGCTGTAAAACCCACCATCAATGTATTTTTGATGTGGTATCTGCCGATCCGTTGGAACCCGGATCGTGATCGAGTACGTACCCCGCTCGCAGGCTGGATAACGTACTGCCTGGACGCGCTCACCCGATTCCAGCGTAGCCGACAGCAACGGCTTGGTTTCGTCGATATGGTCATCGTTGTAGTTAGCCAGCGTCTTGCCAAACCGCTCGCACGCCGCCAGTGTGATTTTTGGGTTTTCAGCAAAACTCCATACGCCATTAATTTTTAGAAACACACCGCCAGGGCGATTTACTGCCATTTCGGTAAGGCCAGACGTACCTAAATAGTCACCAAACATTCCAGTTTTGTAAAAATCTAGAGAGCGGTTAGTCACCGCGCTAGCACTGTTAACAGCTAAAGGCATATTCACTTTTTAAGCCTCACAGCGTAGACACCAGAAAAATCAATATCTTCACCCACCAGAATTCCAATAATGTCACCCTGATTTTTGTACATGGTTGGTGGAATGTTGATTGAGTTTTCCAGAGCGGTATTAGACATTTGGGCCATGCCTTCACGAGTGTTTTGCGTGTAATCGGAGTCCTGGCTTTGATTCCCTGATCTTTTCGCGAACGCTGTAGCTACGTCCTGAACCGTACTAAGCAACAAGGCGCCTTTGAAGCGGTCCCAAAAATGTTCATCCACCCAGCCATCAATGCCGGACTCACCCAGTTGCCCGACAACTTGAGTATCAACCAGTGTGATTTTTTTAAAGTCGCGTGTACGCAACTGGGTCCAGACCACAAACATGCGCCCCTGTCCTTGCTTGAGGGTGCCGGTTCGGTACACACCAAAGGCTTTTGTGCCCTTCTCGATCAACTTAACGTGGCTGTTTGCGCTGTAAACGTCCTCGGAAATGGTGCAGGAAATCCGCCCTGCCACGTCAGAGACAAACCGAGTTTGTAGCGTGCAGGGGATATAGGTGTTCTCCTCGATGTAGAGGTTAGGGTCCATGGCAATAGATTCGACCTTCATGCCTGTCACGGCATTAGCCCCTGTGCCTGCTTGAGCGCCACTGCTAGGGCTAACGGCTTCGCTTCCCGGCTCTGATGCGCCGCTTGATTGGCTGCCCGTAGACGCGCTTGTAGAGCCGCTGCCATCTTGCACGGGAATAGAGAGATACTTTTTGAACCCCAGTTCCGCCACAAGCGGCTTTGGGGAGCTGTCAGAAGCAGGATTGCCGGTGTCGCCAGTAGCAGGTGCTACGGACTCTTTCTCAAAAAACTGAGTGTTCTGGCCCAGGTCTACACGACGCTTTGAGGACGTCACACCGCTTTCAGGTGCTTTGCTGACGGGGGTATCGTCACCGGCCACGTCTTGGTACATCCCGTACAACTTAATTCCCACATACCCCAAAACCACTAGCACCACTAACGCGCCGAGGATTTTATAAATCAACGGCGACCGTCTTTTGTGATCATGCTTATTGATTTCAGGTTCCGGTGAGCCCTGGACAACACTTGCGGGTTGTTCCACCTCACTGTTGTCATCAATTTGGTTTGTCATTTTTCACCTCGACCCGCTCAACCTGTGTAGAGCTTGTGTTCTTGTAAGGAGTAACAACCTTTCCAAAGGATTGGTTGACGACACCAATTACTT encodes:
- the virB11 gene encoding P-type DNA transfer ATPase VirB11, yielding MPLAVNSASAVTNRSLDFYKTGMFGDYLGTSGLTEMAVNRPGGVFLKINGVWSFAENPKITLAACERFGKTLANYNDDHIDETKPLLSATLESGERVQAVRYPACERGTYSITIRVPTDRQIPHQKYIDGGFYSEVALEKKQSVDELRLLNLYKHRRIAEFMELAVRMGKTIVFAGATGSGKTTYMKTLLAFVPLKVRIITIEDTPEIKFWTHKNYVHLFYPSEASNTPGAIVTSASLLKSCFRMNPDRIFLAEVRGGETWDFYKVVGSGHGGSMTSLHSGSVEEAIDGLIERCYQNAECQMLPYAVLRRKILNSTDIICHVDVSGDVRRMGEIYFKPVDQQRYMNL
- a CDS encoding type IV secretory system conjugative DNA transfer family protein; translated protein: MKLFNKKQSFFLLLVCIGLSTLIASVLVYWLNGVPPLKIVKLWNYSKLWQAIFSSTSNTEIILSAFVALGIGFIVSLVLPVLALVKLNSEPKQTLHGDARFATDSDIRQSKSVTWGDESGKGIVIGKYKGKLLRYVQPDFVSLGAGTRAGKGAAVVIPNAMEWRGSMILLDLKQECYNITSKYRQQVLGNEVFLFNPFSEKSHGMNPLFYIDLSDNEGLSDLLGIAEIFYNTGSTTGAEKHFNNSAQSLFVAYVSALWYFITYQPGQLRTFHIKPVYSVGTALDLYYQVTVEEIIEALAEALTEAPSPTLCPESIVHVVQGAHDKLKSFSLLGDDVKGSVTGTFEKELRLFTLPNVRKATDKNCFDFKQVRRKKMTIYLGVTPKDVEIAPVILNLFFNCAIKTNLSENPDFDSTLKINTLLLMDEFPSIGKINYVKNSAGYIAGYKLQLLTIYQTESQKNEIYGLEGNKVLSANHSCKINYSIGAQVDAEILERELGNTTPKSKSKSKSTANAKVSRGESEADAKRPLMYAQELKLLPDTDEVILLKGEHPIYCKKAYYFNDDFFMDKLIALSPTFQSVKSKLGKGEFPTKDDLALVLERQELEAIVNF
- the virB10 gene encoding VirB10/TraB/TrbI family type IV secretion system protein — translated: MTNQIDDNSEVEQPASVVQGSPEPEINKHDHKRRSPLIYKILGALVVLVVLGYVGIKLYGMYQDVAGDDTPVSKAPESGVTSSKRRVDLGQNTQFFEKESVAPATGDTGNPASDSSPKPLVAELGFKKYLSIPVQDGSGSTSASTGSQSSGASEPGSEAVSPSSGAQAGTGANAVTGMKVESIAMDPNLYIEENTYIPCTLQTRFVSDVAGRISCTISEDVYSANSHVKLIEKGTKAFGVYRTGTLKQGQGRMFVVWTQLRTRDFKKITLVDTQVVGQLGESGIDGWVDEHFWDRFKGALLLSTVQDVATAFAKRSGNQSQDSDYTQNTREGMAQMSNTALENSINIPPTMYKNQGDIIGILVGEDIDFSGVYAVRLKK